From Mauremys reevesii isolate NIE-2019 linkage group 10, ASM1616193v1, whole genome shotgun sequence, the proteins below share one genomic window:
- the RORA gene encoding nuclear receptor ROR-alpha isoform X2 has product MMCFVIAAMKAQIEIIPCKICGDKSSGIHYGVITCEGCKGFFRRSQQSNATYSCPRQKNCLIDRTSRNRCQHCRLQKCLAVGMSRDAVKFGRMSKKQRDSLYAEVQKHRMQQQQRDHQQQPGEAEPLTPTYSITTNGLTELHDDLSNYIDGHTPEGSKADSAVSSFYLDIQPSPDQSGLDINGIKPEPICDYTPASGFFPYCSFTNGETSPTVSMAELEHLAQNISKSHMETCQYLREELQQITWQTFLQEEIENYQNKQREVMWQLCAVKITEAIQYVVEFAKRIDGFMELCQNDQIVLLKAGSLEVVFIRMCRAFDSQNNTVYFDGKYASPDVFKSLGCEDFISFVFEFGKSLCSMHLTEDEIALFSAFVLMSADRSWLQEKVKIEKLQQKIQLALQHVLQKNHREDGILTKLICKVSTLRALCGRHTEKLMAFKAIYPDIVRLHFPPLYKELFTSEFEPAMQIDGNHTSWSYSSLQLSSPTNTVI; this is encoded by the exons GGCTTTTTCAGGAGGAGTCAGCAAAGCAATGCCACGTACTCCTGTCCTCGTCAGAAGAACTGTTTGATTGACCGAACTAGTAGAAACCGCTGCCAACACTGTCGACTGCAGAAATGCCTTGCTGTGGGGATGTCTCGAGATG CTGTAAAGTTTGGTCGAATGTCAAAAAAACAGAGGGACAGTTTGTATGCAGAGGTGCAGAAACATCGAATGCAGCAGCAACAGCGAGATCACCAACAGCAACCTGGAGAGGCAGAACCACTGACACCAACATACAGTATCACCACCAATGGGCTAACAGAGCTACATGATGACCTCAGTAATTACATTGATGGGCATACCCCTGAAGGTAGCAAAGCAGACTCTGCAGTTAGCAGCTTCTACTTAGACATACAACCTTCTCCAGATCAGTCGGGTCTTGATATTAATGGAATCAAACCAGAACCAATATGTGACTACACACCAGCATCGGGCTTCTTCCCTTATTGTTCTTTTACAAATGGGGAGACCTCGCCAACTGTGTCCATGGCAGAATTAG AACATCTTGCACAGAATATTTCAAAGTCACACATGGAAACTTGCCAGTACTTGAGAGAAGAGCTACAGCAGATAACATGGCAGACTTTTCTGCAGGAAGAAATTGAGAACTACCAGAACAAG CAGAGGGAGGTAATGTGGCAGTTATGTGCAGTCAAAATAACAGAAGCTATACAGTATGTCGTGGAGTTTGCCAAACGCATTGATGGCTTTATGGAACTGTGTCAAAATGATCAAATCGTGCTTTTAAAAGCAG GATCTTTAGAGGTTGTGTTTATCAGAATGTGCCGTGCCTTTGACTCCCAAAACAACACAGTATACTTTGACGGCAAGTACGCTAGCCCAGATGTTTTCAAGTCACTAG GTTGTGAAGACTTCATTAGCTTTGTGTTTGAATTTGGAAAGAGCTTATGTTCTATGCACCTGACAGAAGATGAGATTGCTTTGTTTTCTGCATTTGTTTTAATGTCTGCAG ATCGTTCATGGCTTCAGGAGAAGGTAAAAATCGAAAAACTCCAACAGAAGATTCAGCTAGCACTTCAGCACGTCCTGCAGAAGAATCACCGAGAAGATGGAATTCTAACAAAG ttaatatGCAAAGTGTCTACTTTAAGAGCACTGTGTGGACGACATACAGAAAAACTTATGGCATTTAAAGCAATATACCCAGACATTGTGCGACTTCATTTTCCTCCATTGTACAAGGAGTTATTCACTTCAGAATTTGAGCCAGCAATGCAAATTGATGG AAATCATACTTCTTGGAGTTACTCTTCGCTTCAGCTCTCTTCTCCCACGAATACTGTCATTTAA
- the RORA gene encoding nuclear receptor ROR-alpha isoform X1, translated as MMCFVIAAMKAQIEIIPCKICGDKSSGIHYGVITCEGCKGFFRRSQQSNATYSCPRQKNCLIDRTSRNRCQHCRLQKCLAVGMSRDAVKFGRMSKKQRDSLYAEVQKHRMQQQQRDHQQQPGEAEPLTPTYSITTNGLTELHDDLSNYIDGHTPEGSKADSAVSSFYLDIQPSPDQSGLDINGIKPEPICDYTPASGFFPYCSFTNGETSPTVSMAELEHLAQNISKSHMETCQYLREELQQITWQTFLQEEIENYQNKQREVMWQLCAVKITEAIQYVVEFAKRIDGFMELCQNDQIVLLKAGSLEVVFIRMCRAFDSQNNTVYFDGKYASPDVFKSLGCEDFISFVFEFGKSLCSMHLTEDEIALFSAFVLMSADRSWLQEKVKIEKLQQKIQLALQHVLQKNHREDGILTKLICKVSTLRALCGRHTEKLMAFKAIYPDIVRLHFPPLYKELFTSEFEPAMQIDGSLPTDFQQNNQFVDHSRVQRLVCTAEVSASVCTTCSLFHEGRIFSSTIDCQ; from the exons GGCTTTTTCAGGAGGAGTCAGCAAAGCAATGCCACGTACTCCTGTCCTCGTCAGAAGAACTGTTTGATTGACCGAACTAGTAGAAACCGCTGCCAACACTGTCGACTGCAGAAATGCCTTGCTGTGGGGATGTCTCGAGATG CTGTAAAGTTTGGTCGAATGTCAAAAAAACAGAGGGACAGTTTGTATGCAGAGGTGCAGAAACATCGAATGCAGCAGCAACAGCGAGATCACCAACAGCAACCTGGAGAGGCAGAACCACTGACACCAACATACAGTATCACCACCAATGGGCTAACAGAGCTACATGATGACCTCAGTAATTACATTGATGGGCATACCCCTGAAGGTAGCAAAGCAGACTCTGCAGTTAGCAGCTTCTACTTAGACATACAACCTTCTCCAGATCAGTCGGGTCTTGATATTAATGGAATCAAACCAGAACCAATATGTGACTACACACCAGCATCGGGCTTCTTCCCTTATTGTTCTTTTACAAATGGGGAGACCTCGCCAACTGTGTCCATGGCAGAATTAG AACATCTTGCACAGAATATTTCAAAGTCACACATGGAAACTTGCCAGTACTTGAGAGAAGAGCTACAGCAGATAACATGGCAGACTTTTCTGCAGGAAGAAATTGAGAACTACCAGAACAAG CAGAGGGAGGTAATGTGGCAGTTATGTGCAGTCAAAATAACAGAAGCTATACAGTATGTCGTGGAGTTTGCCAAACGCATTGATGGCTTTATGGAACTGTGTCAAAATGATCAAATCGTGCTTTTAAAAGCAG GATCTTTAGAGGTTGTGTTTATCAGAATGTGCCGTGCCTTTGACTCCCAAAACAACACAGTATACTTTGACGGCAAGTACGCTAGCCCAGATGTTTTCAAGTCACTAG GTTGTGAAGACTTCATTAGCTTTGTGTTTGAATTTGGAAAGAGCTTATGTTCTATGCACCTGACAGAAGATGAGATTGCTTTGTTTTCTGCATTTGTTTTAATGTCTGCAG ATCGTTCATGGCTTCAGGAGAAGGTAAAAATCGAAAAACTCCAACAGAAGATTCAGCTAGCACTTCAGCACGTCCTGCAGAAGAATCACCGAGAAGATGGAATTCTAACAAAG ttaatatGCAAAGTGTCTACTTTAAGAGCACTGTGTGGACGACATACAGAAAAACTTATGGCATTTAAAGCAATATACCCAGACATTGTGCGACTTCATTTTCCTCCATTGTACAAGGAGTTATTCACTTCAGAATTTGAGCCAGCAATGCAAATTGATGG TTCACTGCCCACAGACTTTCAACAGAACAATCAATTTGTTGATCACAGCAGAGTCCAGCGACTGGTGTGTACTGCAGAGGTTTCAGCATCAGTTTGCACAACTTGCTCATTGTTTCATGAAGGACGAATTTTTTCATCTACCATTGATTGCCAGTAG
- the RORA gene encoding nuclear receptor ROR-alpha isoform X5, translating to MSRDAVKFGRMSKKQRDSLYAEVQKHRMQQQQRDHQQQPGEAEPLTPTYSITTNGLTELHDDLSNYIDGHTPEGSKADSAVSSFYLDIQPSPDQSGLDINGIKPEPICDYTPASGFFPYCSFTNGETSPTVSMAELEHLAQNISKSHMETCQYLREELQQITWQTFLQEEIENYQNKQREVMWQLCAVKITEAIQYVVEFAKRIDGFMELCQNDQIVLLKAGSLEVVFIRMCRAFDSQNNTVYFDGKYASPDVFKSLGCEDFISFVFEFGKSLCSMHLTEDEIALFSAFVLMSADRSWLQEKVKIEKLQQKIQLALQHVLQKNHREDGILTKLICKVSTLRALCGRHTEKLMAFKAIYPDIVRLHFPPLYKELFTSEFEPAMQIDGSLPTDFQQNNQFVDHSRVQRLVCTAEVSASVCTTCSLFHEGRIFSSTIDCQ from the exons ATGTCTCGAGATG CTGTAAAGTTTGGTCGAATGTCAAAAAAACAGAGGGACAGTTTGTATGCAGAGGTGCAGAAACATCGAATGCAGCAGCAACAGCGAGATCACCAACAGCAACCTGGAGAGGCAGAACCACTGACACCAACATACAGTATCACCACCAATGGGCTAACAGAGCTACATGATGACCTCAGTAATTACATTGATGGGCATACCCCTGAAGGTAGCAAAGCAGACTCTGCAGTTAGCAGCTTCTACTTAGACATACAACCTTCTCCAGATCAGTCGGGTCTTGATATTAATGGAATCAAACCAGAACCAATATGTGACTACACACCAGCATCGGGCTTCTTCCCTTATTGTTCTTTTACAAATGGGGAGACCTCGCCAACTGTGTCCATGGCAGAATTAG AACATCTTGCACAGAATATTTCAAAGTCACACATGGAAACTTGCCAGTACTTGAGAGAAGAGCTACAGCAGATAACATGGCAGACTTTTCTGCAGGAAGAAATTGAGAACTACCAGAACAAG CAGAGGGAGGTAATGTGGCAGTTATGTGCAGTCAAAATAACAGAAGCTATACAGTATGTCGTGGAGTTTGCCAAACGCATTGATGGCTTTATGGAACTGTGTCAAAATGATCAAATCGTGCTTTTAAAAGCAG GATCTTTAGAGGTTGTGTTTATCAGAATGTGCCGTGCCTTTGACTCCCAAAACAACACAGTATACTTTGACGGCAAGTACGCTAGCCCAGATGTTTTCAAGTCACTAG GTTGTGAAGACTTCATTAGCTTTGTGTTTGAATTTGGAAAGAGCTTATGTTCTATGCACCTGACAGAAGATGAGATTGCTTTGTTTTCTGCATTTGTTTTAATGTCTGCAG ATCGTTCATGGCTTCAGGAGAAGGTAAAAATCGAAAAACTCCAACAGAAGATTCAGCTAGCACTTCAGCACGTCCTGCAGAAGAATCACCGAGAAGATGGAATTCTAACAAAG ttaatatGCAAAGTGTCTACTTTAAGAGCACTGTGTGGACGACATACAGAAAAACTTATGGCATTTAAAGCAATATACCCAGACATTGTGCGACTTCATTTTCCTCCATTGTACAAGGAGTTATTCACTTCAGAATTTGAGCCAGCAATGCAAATTGATGG TTCACTGCCCACAGACTTTCAACAGAACAATCAATTTGTTGATCACAGCAGAGTCCAGCGACTGGTGTGTACTGCAGAGGTTTCAGCATCAGTTTGCACAACTTGCTCATTGTTTCATGAAGGACGAATTTTTTCATCTACCATTGATTGCCAGTAG
- the RORA gene encoding nuclear receptor ROR-alpha isoform X3: MMCFVIAAMKAQIEIIPCKICGDKSSGIHYGVITCEGCKGFFRRSQQSNATYSCPRQKNCLIDRTSRNRCQHCRLQKCLAVGMSRDAVKFGRMSKKQRDSLYAEVQKHRMQQQQRDHQQQPGEAEPLTPTYSITTNGLTELHDDLSNYIDGHTPEGSKADSAVSSFYLDIQPSPDQSGLDINGIKPEPICDYTPASGFFPYCSFTNGETSPTVSMAELEHLAQNISKSHMETCQYLREELQQITWQTFLQEEIENYQNKQREVMWQLCAVKITEAIQYVVEFAKRIDGFMELCQNDQIVLLKAGSLEVVFIRMCRAFDSQNNTVYFDGKYASPDVFKSLGCEDFISFVFEFGKSLCSMHLTEDEIALFSAFVLMSADRSWLQEKVKIEKLQQKIQLALQHVLQKNHREDGILTKLICKVSTLRALCGRHTEKLMAFKAIYPDIVRLHFPPLYKELFTSEFEPAMQIDG; encoded by the exons GGCTTTTTCAGGAGGAGTCAGCAAAGCAATGCCACGTACTCCTGTCCTCGTCAGAAGAACTGTTTGATTGACCGAACTAGTAGAAACCGCTGCCAACACTGTCGACTGCAGAAATGCCTTGCTGTGGGGATGTCTCGAGATG CTGTAAAGTTTGGTCGAATGTCAAAAAAACAGAGGGACAGTTTGTATGCAGAGGTGCAGAAACATCGAATGCAGCAGCAACAGCGAGATCACCAACAGCAACCTGGAGAGGCAGAACCACTGACACCAACATACAGTATCACCACCAATGGGCTAACAGAGCTACATGATGACCTCAGTAATTACATTGATGGGCATACCCCTGAAGGTAGCAAAGCAGACTCTGCAGTTAGCAGCTTCTACTTAGACATACAACCTTCTCCAGATCAGTCGGGTCTTGATATTAATGGAATCAAACCAGAACCAATATGTGACTACACACCAGCATCGGGCTTCTTCCCTTATTGTTCTTTTACAAATGGGGAGACCTCGCCAACTGTGTCCATGGCAGAATTAG AACATCTTGCACAGAATATTTCAAAGTCACACATGGAAACTTGCCAGTACTTGAGAGAAGAGCTACAGCAGATAACATGGCAGACTTTTCTGCAGGAAGAAATTGAGAACTACCAGAACAAG CAGAGGGAGGTAATGTGGCAGTTATGTGCAGTCAAAATAACAGAAGCTATACAGTATGTCGTGGAGTTTGCCAAACGCATTGATGGCTTTATGGAACTGTGTCAAAATGATCAAATCGTGCTTTTAAAAGCAG GATCTTTAGAGGTTGTGTTTATCAGAATGTGCCGTGCCTTTGACTCCCAAAACAACACAGTATACTTTGACGGCAAGTACGCTAGCCCAGATGTTTTCAAGTCACTAG GTTGTGAAGACTTCATTAGCTTTGTGTTTGAATTTGGAAAGAGCTTATGTTCTATGCACCTGACAGAAGATGAGATTGCTTTGTTTTCTGCATTTGTTTTAATGTCTGCAG ATCGTTCATGGCTTCAGGAGAAGGTAAAAATCGAAAAACTCCAACAGAAGATTCAGCTAGCACTTCAGCACGTCCTGCAGAAGAATCACCGAGAAGATGGAATTCTAACAAAG ttaatatGCAAAGTGTCTACTTTAAGAGCACTGTGTGGACGACATACAGAAAAACTTATGGCATTTAAAGCAATATACCCAGACATTGTGCGACTTCATTTTCCTCCATTGTACAAGGAGTTATTCACTTCAGAATTTGAGCCAGCAATGCAAATTGATGGGTAA
- the RORA gene encoding nuclear receptor ROR-alpha isoform X4 — protein MMCFVIAAMKAQIEIIPCKICGDKSSGIHYGVITCEGCKGFFRRSQQSNATYSCPRQKNCLIDRTSRNRCQHCRLQKCLAVGMSRDAVKFGRMSKKQRDSLYAEVQKHRMQQQQRDHQQQPGEAEPLTPTYSITTNGLTELHDDLSNYIDGHTPEEHLAQNISKSHMETCQYLREELQQITWQTFLQEEIENYQNKQREVMWQLCAVKITEAIQYVVEFAKRIDGFMELCQNDQIVLLKAGSLEVVFIRMCRAFDSQNNTVYFDGKYASPDVFKSLGCEDFISFVFEFGKSLCSMHLTEDEIALFSAFVLMSADRSWLQEKVKIEKLQQKIQLALQHVLQKNHREDGILTKLICKVSTLRALCGRHTEKLMAFKAIYPDIVRLHFPPLYKELFTSEFEPAMQIDGSLPTDFQQNNQFVDHSRVQRLVCTAEVSASVCTTCSLFHEGRIFSSTIDCQ, from the exons GGCTTTTTCAGGAGGAGTCAGCAAAGCAATGCCACGTACTCCTGTCCTCGTCAGAAGAACTGTTTGATTGACCGAACTAGTAGAAACCGCTGCCAACACTGTCGACTGCAGAAATGCCTTGCTGTGGGGATGTCTCGAGATG CTGTAAAGTTTGGTCGAATGTCAAAAAAACAGAGGGACAGTTTGTATGCAGAGGTGCAGAAACATCGAATGCAGCAGCAACAGCGAGATCACCAACAGCAACCTGGAGAGGCAGAACCACTGACACCAACATACAGTATCACCACCAATGGGCTAACAGAGCTACATGATGACCTCAGTAATTACATTGATGGGCATACCCCTGAAG AACATCTTGCACAGAATATTTCAAAGTCACACATGGAAACTTGCCAGTACTTGAGAGAAGAGCTACAGCAGATAACATGGCAGACTTTTCTGCAGGAAGAAATTGAGAACTACCAGAACAAG CAGAGGGAGGTAATGTGGCAGTTATGTGCAGTCAAAATAACAGAAGCTATACAGTATGTCGTGGAGTTTGCCAAACGCATTGATGGCTTTATGGAACTGTGTCAAAATGATCAAATCGTGCTTTTAAAAGCAG GATCTTTAGAGGTTGTGTTTATCAGAATGTGCCGTGCCTTTGACTCCCAAAACAACACAGTATACTTTGACGGCAAGTACGCTAGCCCAGATGTTTTCAAGTCACTAG GTTGTGAAGACTTCATTAGCTTTGTGTTTGAATTTGGAAAGAGCTTATGTTCTATGCACCTGACAGAAGATGAGATTGCTTTGTTTTCTGCATTTGTTTTAATGTCTGCAG ATCGTTCATGGCTTCAGGAGAAGGTAAAAATCGAAAAACTCCAACAGAAGATTCAGCTAGCACTTCAGCACGTCCTGCAGAAGAATCACCGAGAAGATGGAATTCTAACAAAG ttaatatGCAAAGTGTCTACTTTAAGAGCACTGTGTGGACGACATACAGAAAAACTTATGGCATTTAAAGCAATATACCCAGACATTGTGCGACTTCATTTTCCTCCATTGTACAAGGAGTTATTCACTTCAGAATTTGAGCCAGCAATGCAAATTGATGG TTCACTGCCCACAGACTTTCAACAGAACAATCAATTTGTTGATCACAGCAGAGTCCAGCGACTGGTGTGTACTGCAGAGGTTTCAGCATCAGTTTGCACAACTTGCTCATTGTTTCATGAAGGACGAATTTTTTCATCTACCATTGATTGCCAGTAG